In Candidatus Cloacimonadota bacterium, a single window of DNA contains:
- a CDS encoding GrpB family protein produces the protein MKEKEEIIGLDRKIVKLSKFCPEWITLYRNEEKILEKAIGSLVIDIQHIGSTSIPWLCAKPIIDILIGVDSMKTADKTIKIMEKIGYQFKGEAGIPGRYFFVKGKEDKRTHHLHMIVYNTERWKNYLLFRERLHRSKAVREEYCKLKIKSAEKYQYNREAYTESKSEFIQKTLKDAKNVKQSS, from the coding sequence ATGAAAGAAAAAGAAGAAATAATCGGTCTTGACCGGAAAATCGTTAAATTATCCAAATTTTGTCCTGAGTGGATCACACTATATAGAAATGAAGAAAAAATATTGGAAAAAGCGATCGGAAGTTTGGTAATCGATATCCAGCATATTGGCAGCACATCTATTCCCTGGCTCTGTGCGAAACCGATCATCGATATCCTGATTGGAGTCGATTCGATGAAGACTGCTGATAAAACCATAAAGATCATGGAAAAGATCGGTTATCAATTCAAAGGTGAAGCAGGAATTCCCGGTCGTTATTTTTTTGTAAAGGGAAAAGAAGACAAACGCACTCATCACTTGCATATGATCGTCTATAATACCGAGCGTTGGAAAAACTATTTGCTCTTTCGAGAACGTTTGCATAGAAGTAAAGCCGTACGGGAAGAATATTGTAAATTAAAGATCAAATCGGCGGAAAAATATCAATATAACAGAGAAGCGTATACAGAATCAAAATCGGAATTCATTCAGAAAACTCTGAAAGATGCAAAAAATGTAAAACAATCATCTTGA